In Psychrobacter sp. P11G3, a single genomic region encodes these proteins:
- a CDS encoding TRAP transporter small permease, whose amino-acid sequence MAFLVKLSVLISRLCQFIGGVSLIIIVLTTMLDVVARYIFKLTGGEFGFTVKGSVEIVSYFMLFALLAAFAAFVERSQIIVDVFTQKMPQSIKGYLMGIFMMGFFVIGIVFSWGLYESAIDALEYGKVTQDLRISMMPIYMVSAFLSILLAIRSLIESINIFKTGEFFDAEETGA is encoded by the coding sequence ATGGCATTTTTAGTCAAGCTCAGCGTTTTAATCTCTAGATTATGCCAGTTTATTGGTGGGGTGAGTCTCATCATCATCGTACTAACCACCATGCTCGATGTCGTCGCACGCTACATATTCAAACTTACCGGTGGTGAGTTTGGATTCACTGTCAAAGGCAGTGTAGAGATTGTTTCCTACTTCATGCTATTTGCATTGCTCGCTGCCTTTGCCGCGTTTGTCGAACGCTCACAAATCATCGTCGACGTCTTCACCCAGAAAATGCCACAGTCTATTAAAGGCTACCTTATGGGTATCTTTATGATGGGCTTCTTTGTCATCGGCATCGTCTTCTCATGGGGACTCTACGAGAGCGCCATTGATGCCTTAGAGTATGGCAAAGTCACCCAAGATCTTCGAATATCTATGATGCCTATCTATATGGTTAGTGCATTCTTAAGCATCCTACTGGCCATTCGCTCATTGATCGAATCCATCAACATCTTTAAGACAGGCGAATTCTTTGACGCCGAGGAGACAGGCGCATGA
- a CDS encoding TRAP transporter substrate-binding protein, with product MKLAPLFSIGALAAISLLGCSNQSADTTDGSLATSQETTVLRFSHFWPATSSISKEVFEPWAKQIETDSDGRLKVELYPSAGLAKADVTYESAAKGTIDIGSQAHGYTNGRFPLTQITELPGLSNSATQMGCMLQTLYDDGTLASEYEDTHLLFMYGGGPGALHTTDKLIRTPADMKGMRIRRPSAVAGDIIESAGASPVGLPANDMYTSLQRGVVDGLSFPWEAVTAFKIDEITKYHTNIPFYSSALMVTMNKDKYDNLPDDLKQVLDKNSGMALASKVGEVFDKHDQMAIQAAKDKGDEIVEIPDPLNDPDWKGPLERGTQKYLSDVNALGLDADGVYEKAKAASAACKV from the coding sequence ATGAAGTTAGCTCCTCTTTTTTCAATTGGTGCTTTAGCCGCTATTAGTCTTCTTGGCTGTTCTAACCAATCTGCTGATACGACTGATGGCTCATTAGCGACTTCTCAAGAAACTACCGTGCTACGGTTTTCGCATTTTTGGCCAGCAACCTCATCTATCAGTAAAGAAGTCTTTGAGCCTTGGGCAAAACAGATAGAAACAGATTCTGACGGTCGCCTAAAAGTTGAACTTTATCCATCGGCGGGCCTTGCTAAAGCAGACGTTACTTATGAATCTGCTGCCAAAGGTACGATCGATATTGGTTCACAAGCACATGGTTATACCAATGGTCGCTTTCCTCTGACTCAGATTACTGAGCTTCCAGGTTTATCAAACTCAGCAACTCAAATGGGCTGTATGCTACAGACCCTATATGATGATGGTACTTTGGCGAGTGAGTACGAAGATACTCATTTACTGTTTATGTATGGCGGGGGACCTGGTGCACTTCATACAACAGATAAGTTAATTCGTACGCCTGCAGATATGAAAGGTATGCGTATTCGACGTCCTTCAGCTGTGGCAGGTGATATCATCGAAAGTGCAGGCGCTTCACCAGTCGGTTTACCTGCAAACGATATGTATACCTCTCTACAGCGTGGTGTCGTTGATGGTTTAAGTTTCCCTTGGGAGGCGGTAACAGCTTTTAAAATCGATGAGATTACCAAATATCATACCAACATTCCTTTCTATAGTTCAGCGCTTATGGTCACGATGAACAAGGACAAATATGACAACTTACCTGATGATCTAAAACAAGTTTTGGATAAAAACTCAGGAATGGCGTTGGCCAGTAAAGTTGGTGAAGTATTTGATAAGCATGACCAGATGGCAATTCAAGCTGCTAAAGATAAGGGTGATGAAATTGTCGAAATTCCTGATCCGCTAAATGATCCAGATTGGAAAGGGCCACTTGAAAGAGGAACCCAAAAATATCTAAGTGATGTTAACGCTTTGGGTTTAGATGCTGATGGCGTCTATGAAAAAGCAAAAGCTGCCAGTGCTGCCTGTAAGGTCTAA
- a CDS encoding DNA glycosylase gives MMMGTFPPTADKWAMSFHYPNFYNDMWRIYGRVFFDNADYFRIGDEKRFDPERIRDFMFERGIASCPTVKQAIRETGNASDKNLTVVTPVDLDVILPQVPKVKSLFTTGGKATEVLLGLLDEPIAKSKHPKTNQSMDYPYQWQSTDNQKAEVNNLTLYRLPSTSRAYPLSLDKKVAAYKAFFEKMGKL, from the coding sequence ATGATGATGGGTACGTTCCCACCGACTGCTGATAAATGGGCGATGAGCTTTCATTATCCTAATTTTTATAATGATATGTGGCGAATATATGGTCGAGTATTTTTTGATAATGCTGACTACTTTAGAATAGGCGATGAGAAGCGCTTTGACCCTGAGCGCATTCGAGATTTTATGTTTGAACGTGGCATTGCTTCTTGTCCGACAGTAAAGCAGGCCATCCGTGAGACGGGTAACGCTTCGGATAAAAATTTAACAGTAGTCACACCTGTTGATCTAGATGTTATCTTGCCGCAAGTGCCAAAGGTAAAGTCATTGTTTACGACAGGAGGCAAGGCGACCGAAGTACTGCTCGGATTACTAGATGAGCCAATTGCTAAATCAAAGCATCCGAAAACCAATCAAAGTATGGATTACCCTTATCAATGGCAAAGTACAGATAATCAGAAAGCTGAGGTGAATAATCTAACCCTATATAGGTTACCGTCGACCTCACGTGCCTATCCGTTATCGTTGGATAAGAAAGTCGCGGCGTATAAAGCGTTTTTTGAAAAAATGGGTAAGTTATAA
- the upp gene encoding uracil phosphoribosyltransferase — protein MSDLNSDLKITVIDHPLVRHKLSLMREKDCSTYKFRTLTKELARLMAYEASRDFEIETFPMEGWCGEITGEQIIGKTATIVPILRAGIGMLDGVLDLIPTAKISVVGLQRDEETLQPVPFFEKFVSHMDKRPALIIDPMLATGGSMVATIEMLKKNGCTNIKALVLVAAPEGVRLVNEAHPDVTIYTAALDSHLDEHGYIIPGLGDAGDKIFGKQLSNR, from the coding sequence ATGAGTGACTTAAACAGCGATTTAAAAATTACGGTAATCGATCATCCACTAGTCCGTCATAAACTCAGCCTTATGCGCGAAAAAGACTGTAGTACTTATAAATTTCGTACATTGACCAAAGAGCTTGCGCGCTTGATGGCTTATGAAGCAAGCCGTGATTTTGAAATCGAAACTTTCCCAATGGAAGGCTGGTGTGGCGAGATCACTGGTGAGCAAATCATCGGTAAGACGGCGACGATCGTACCGATTTTACGCGCAGGTATTGGCATGCTTGATGGGGTGCTCGATTTGATCCCTACTGCTAAGATTTCTGTGGTCGGTCTACAACGTGATGAAGAAACGTTGCAGCCAGTACCGTTCTTTGAAAAATTCGTGAGCCACATGGACAAACGTCCTGCGCTAATCATTGATCCAATGCTAGCCACGGGCGGCTCAATGGTTGCGACTATTGAGATGTTAAAGAAAAATGGCTGTACTAATATTAAAGCATTGGTATTGGTTGCTGCACCTGAAGGCGTACGCTTGGTAAATGAAGCGCATCCTGACGTGACTATCTATACCGCTGCATTAGATAGCCATTTGGATGAGCACGGTTACATCATCCCAGGTCTAGGCGATGCTGGTGATAAGATTTTTGGTAAGCAATTATCGAATAGATAA
- a CDS encoding SDR family NAD(P)-dependent oxidoreductase: MNVLITGASAGFGKALVERLVANGHRVVGCARRLDKLNALAETLGEAFLPVVMDVSDTASIPQIIADLPDGFKQIDVLVNNAGLALGTEPAHKASLDDWMRMTDTNIKGLMALTHAVLPAMVERDSGYVINVGSIAGSWPYFGGNVYGATKAFVKQFSLNLRADLIGTQVRVTNLEPGNVAGTEFSNVRYHGDDDKAAKVYDGFRTMTGEDIGDILLWLIESPAHINVNRLEVMPVAQTYNGLTIAKQN; this comes from the coding sequence ATGAACGTATTGATTACAGGAGCGAGCGCGGGTTTTGGTAAAGCGTTGGTAGAGCGTTTGGTTGCTAACGGCCATCGCGTGGTTGGTTGCGCCAGACGCCTTGATAAACTGAATGCTTTGGCAGAGACTTTAGGTGAGGCTTTTTTACCCGTCGTTATGGATGTGAGTGATACAGCTTCTATCCCGCAAATCATTGCTGACTTGCCTGATGGTTTTAAACAGATCGATGTCTTGGTCAATAATGCAGGATTGGCACTGGGTACAGAGCCTGCTCACAAGGCCAGTCTAGATGACTGGATGCGTATGACTGATACCAACATTAAAGGCTTGATGGCGTTGACCCATGCGGTCTTGCCAGCGATGGTTGAGCGTGACAGTGGCTATGTCATCAATGTCGGTTCGATTGCTGGTAGCTGGCCTTACTTTGGTGGTAACGTTTACGGTGCAACTAAAGCGTTTGTAAAACAGTTCAGCTTAAACTTGCGAGCGGATTTGATTGGTACCCAAGTGCGTGTGACCAACCTTGAGCCTGGTAATGTGGCTGGCACTGAGTTTTCAAACGTGCGCTATCATGGCGATGATGACAAAGCTGCCAAGGTTTATGACGGTTTTAGAACTATGACAGGTGAAGATATCGGTGATATTTTGTTATGGCTAATTGAGTCACCTGCTCATATTAACGTCAACCGTCTAGAAGTAATGCCAGTCGCCCAGACTTATAATGGACTAACGATTGCCAAGCAAAATTAA